Proteins from a genomic interval of Undibacterium parvum:
- a CDS encoding DUF3306 domain-containing protein translates to MAANDFFNRWSKTKHAEVDKQCERVSPQLPDGCDTTEIESVEPAPLPQMQDVEQLHEGSDFSVFMRDGVDESVRRSAMKKLFTNPHFNLMDGLDIYVADYSQPDPLPVGMLASLRHAEMLLNPLAQLAQPLQNLLPRLIAASDLTIATENQNSITSPDIMPASVAVQDDEPEHELITKTDAPHLDNSNDKDPIQV, encoded by the coding sequence ATGGCGGCAAATGATTTTTTTAATCGCTGGTCTAAAACCAAACATGCGGAAGTAGATAAACAGTGCGAGCGAGTCAGTCCGCAGTTGCCCGATGGCTGCGACACAACTGAGATTGAGTCAGTAGAACCTGCACCTCTGCCGCAAATGCAGGATGTCGAGCAGTTACACGAGGGGTCAGATTTTTCCGTGTTCATGCGCGATGGTGTGGACGAGTCGGTGCGGCGTTCAGCGATGAAAAAATTATTTACCAATCCACATTTTAATCTTATGGATGGTTTAGATATTTATGTCGCGGATTACAGTCAGCCTGACCCGCTTCCAGTGGGAATGCTGGCAAGTTTGCGCCACGCCGAGATGTTGTTGAATCCCTTGGCGCAACTGGCTCAACCTCTGCAAAATTTATTGCCGCGTCTAATCGCGGCTTCAGATTTGACAATAGCGACTGAAAATCAAAATTCAATTACGTCGCCCGACATCATGCCAGCCTCTGTTGCTGTGCAGGATGATGAGCCAGAGCACGAACTCATTACAAAAACAGATGCGCCGCATTTAGACAACTCTAACGATAAAGACCCGATTCAGGTATGA
- a CDS encoding 4Fe-4S binding protein has translation MSTQFKICSCNKTMPLDADSAAALKQSLGTTTLTVSDALCRREAGVFLDAIKGSEDVVVACTQERALFSELAQQSVAPLRFVNIREAAGWSRQSNLALPKMAALLAAAALPDPEPVPTVSYRSGGNLLIIGGAQAALAWAKRLATQLDVNVLITEGVSGSERLTERGFPVFSGAKIAISGHLGAFNVEWQQANPIDLESCTRCNACVEVCPENAIDFSYQIDLNKCSNHLDCVKACGAIGAIDFNRKEIARNSAFDLILDLSVKPLLSMSQPPQGYFAPGKDLDAQFDAVLRLTQMVGEFEKPKFFTYKEKLCAHSRSAKTGCNACIDVCSTAAISSKGDKVLVDPNLCAGCGACTTVCPTGAMSYAYLRPADQGLRLKTLLSTYAKAGGKAPALLFHSKQGGAELLLQTGQNAAKKGRGLPAHVIPVDLHHTASLGIDLWMAAIAFGASNIAVLMTDEEAQEYRQAVQNQMEVAQTILTGLGYAGQHFHLIQAETVAQLDQALFGMQQAQTPAVAALFNVAAEKRGTLDFALEHLYKHAPVKAEEIALPRGKGAMYGEVRINKDACTLCMSCVGACPSSALMDNANAPQLRFIERNCVQCGLCEQTCPENAIQLLPRLLLTDVAREARVLNEAQAFHCIKCQTPFATAKMMETMLLKLAGHGAFSGNLDRLKMCSDCRVIDMMQTKELSRPH, from the coding sequence ATGAGTACCCAATTTAAAATTTGTAGTTGCAATAAAACAATGCCGCTAGATGCAGACTCCGCTGCTGCATTGAAACAGTCTTTGGGTACAACGACGCTTACCGTCAGTGATGCCCTGTGTCGACGTGAAGCCGGGGTTTTTCTGGATGCGATTAAAGGCAGCGAAGACGTCGTTGTTGCTTGCACTCAGGAGCGCGCTTTATTCTCTGAATTAGCACAGCAATCTGTTGCACCGCTACGTTTTGTGAATATTCGTGAGGCAGCAGGCTGGTCTCGGCAGTCGAATTTGGCGCTGCCAAAAATGGCGGCTTTACTCGCTGCCGCTGCCTTGCCGGATCCAGAGCCGGTACCTACGGTTAGTTATCGCTCGGGAGGCAATCTACTGATCATAGGTGGTGCCCAGGCGGCCTTGGCATGGGCGAAACGCCTTGCGACACAGTTGGATGTGAATGTTTTAATCACCGAGGGCGTGAGCGGGTCTGAACGCTTGACTGAGAGAGGTTTTCCGGTGTTTTCCGGAGCAAAAATTGCTATCTCTGGTCATTTAGGTGCGTTTAACGTTGAGTGGCAACAAGCCAATCCTATTGATCTGGAAAGTTGCACCCGCTGTAATGCTTGCGTAGAAGTATGCCCAGAAAATGCGATTGATTTCTCCTATCAAATTGATTTAAATAAATGCAGCAATCACCTTGATTGCGTCAAGGCCTGCGGTGCGATCGGTGCTATCGATTTTAATCGCAAGGAAATCGCCAGAAATTCAGCATTTGATTTGATTTTGGATCTATCGGTAAAACCTTTATTGAGCATGTCGCAGCCTCCGCAAGGGTATTTCGCGCCAGGTAAGGATTTGGACGCGCAATTCGATGCGGTGTTGCGTCTGACGCAAATGGTGGGTGAGTTTGAGAAACCAAAATTTTTCACTTACAAGGAAAAATTGTGCGCACATAGTCGCAGCGCTAAAACCGGATGTAATGCCTGCATCGATGTCTGCTCTACGGCGGCGATCAGTTCCAAGGGCGATAAGGTCTTGGTTGATCCTAATCTTTGCGCTGGTTGCGGTGCATGCACTACGGTGTGTCCGACAGGTGCCATGAGTTATGCGTATTTGCGTCCGGCGGACCAAGGTTTGCGACTAAAAACCCTGCTGTCTACTTATGCTAAAGCTGGCGGTAAAGCGCCGGCGCTATTGTTTCATAGTAAGCAGGGAGGCGCTGAGTTGCTGCTGCAAACAGGGCAAAATGCTGCGAAAAAGGGAAGGGGTTTGCCAGCGCATGTGATACCCGTAGATTTACATCACACCGCCTCGCTTGGTATTGACTTATGGATGGCAGCGATTGCCTTTGGTGCTAGCAATATCGCGGTCCTCATGACTGACGAGGAAGCGCAGGAGTACCGGCAAGCCGTGCAAAATCAGATGGAGGTTGCGCAAACTATTTTGACTGGTTTGGGCTACGCTGGTCAGCATTTTCATCTGATTCAAGCAGAAACCGTGGCGCAATTAGATCAGGCCTTATTTGGCATGCAGCAAGCTCAGACACCTGCAGTCGCCGCGCTATTTAATGTCGCGGCTGAAAAACGCGGAACTCTCGATTTTGCGCTTGAGCATTTGTATAAGCATGCGCCCGTTAAAGCGGAAGAAATTGCTTTACCAAGAGGCAAGGGTGCTATGTACGGGGAAGTGAGGATCAATAAAGATGCCTGTACGCTTTGCATGTCCTGTGTCGGTGCTTGCCCATCCTCGGCCTTGATGGATAATGCCAATGCACCGCAATTGCGTTTTATTGAGCGTAATTGTGTCCAGTGCGGCCTGTGCGAACAGACTTGCCCAGAGAATGCAATTCAATTGCTGCCGCGATTATTGCTCACCGATGTCGCCCGTGAGGCGCGCGTACTGAATGAGGCGCAAGCCTTCCATTGTATAAAATGTCAAACACCGTTTGCTACAGCAAAAATGATGGAGACTATGCTACTCAAATTGGCTGGGCACGGCGCATTTTCCGGCAACCTTGATAGGCTAAAAATGTGTTCGGATTGCCGCGTGATCGATATGATGCAGACTAAAGAATTAAGCCGACCGCATTAA
- a CDS encoding TorD/DmsD family molecular chaperone: protein MTSAHAIKFETQDQGEETARADLYGLLATLFYAPPSSALLATLVSAQTNGEGVLGAAWTVLVEVARSANAEVLREEYEQLFIGVGKPEVMLYGSYYLSGFLMEKPLAALRTDLAQMGLQRADAITESEDHIASLCEVMRYLIASDDVLQANVLNQKKFFGTHMQAWILNLCDAISGHPNAKFYAALAGLSKVFFEVEMQAFDME from the coding sequence ATGACATCTGCACACGCTATTAAATTTGAAACTCAGGATCAAGGCGAAGAAACAGCGAGGGCCGATCTATATGGTTTGCTAGCGACTTTGTTTTATGCGCCACCATCGAGCGCATTATTGGCGACATTGGTTTCTGCGCAGACCAATGGCGAAGGAGTGCTTGGTGCTGCATGGACAGTATTGGTGGAGGTTGCGCGCAGTGCTAATGCCGAAGTGCTGAGAGAGGAGTATGAGCAGCTTTTTATTGGTGTCGGCAAACCTGAAGTAATGTTATATGGCTCGTATTACCTGAGCGGTTTTTTAATGGAGAAACCGCTCGCAGCTTTACGCACCGATCTGGCGCAAATGGGTTTACAAAGAGCCGACGCTATTACTGAAAGCGAGGATCACATTGCCTCACTATGTGAGGTGATGCGCTACCTGATCGCCTCGGATGATGTTTTGCAAGCGAATGTGCTGAATCAAAAAAAATTCTTTGGCACACATATGCAAGCTTGGATTTTGAATCTGTGCGATGCGATTAGCGGTCATCCAAATGCAAAATTTTATGCAGCCTTGGCTGGATTGAGTAAGGTATTTTTTGAAGTGGAGATGCAGGCCTTTGATATGGAATGA
- a CDS encoding formate dehydrogenase subunit alpha, giving the protein MLLTRKGDAGSRAQNRFSSSLADTLSRALPTMDRRGFLKRSGIGVGAGIAASQLGLIQKAKAAVGAKDAGSKIEVRRTVCTHCSVGCAVDAVVENGVWVRQEPVFDSPINLGAHCAKGAALREHGHGEYRLKYPMKLVNGKYQRISWDQALTEISAKLLDIKKVSGPDSAFFVGSSKHNNEQAALLRKFVSFYGTNNTDHQARICHSTTVAGVSNTWGYGAMTNSYNDMQNSKAAMYIGSNAAEAHPVSMLHMLHAKENGCKMIVVDPRYTRTAAKSDQYVRIRSGSDIPYLYGMLYHIFKNGWEDKQYINDRVYGMEKVKEEVMKWTPEKVEEACGVPEAEVFRAAETMAKNRPSTVVWCMGQTQHSIGNAIVRASCLLQLALGNVGKSGGGTNIFRGHDNVQGATDVGPNPDSLPGYYGLATGAWKHWCNVWGVDYEWVKKQYPSQAMMEKSGTTVSRWIDAVLEKSELIDQENSVKAMVFWGHSPNSQTRGLEMKKAFDKLDLLVVIDPYPSATAAMAAMTTEGQELNAKRQVYLLPAATQFETSGSVTASNRSIQWREKVIEPLFESRTDHMIMYQLAEKLGFGKELVAKLKLVPGKGGMMEPEPESMLQEINRGTWTIGYTGQSPDRLKSHMRNMHLFDVKTLKCKGGKDAITGYDMTGDYFGLPWPCYGTPELKHPGTPNLYDTSKHVMDGGGNFRANFGVEREGVSLLAEDGSHSLGADITTGYPEFDHVLLKKLGWWSDLTEAEQKAAEGKNWKTDMSGGIQRVVLKVHGCYPFGNAKARAVVWNFPDPVPLHREPLFGTRPDLVAKYPTHDDKKSFWRLPTLYKSVQQKNIETKMYEKFPIILTSGRLVEYEGGGEETRSNPWLAELQQENFVEINPKAASDRGIRDGEFVIVSTPTGARIKVKAMVTPRVDAGTAFIPFHFSGWWQGKDMKEFYPEGAMPIVRGEAVNTATTYGYDSVTMMQETKTTICNIEKFTA; this is encoded by the coding sequence ATGTTGTTAACTCGCAAGGGTGACGCCGGATCGCGCGCACAAAATCGTTTTTCATCTAGTCTCGCAGACACTTTGTCGCGCGCCTTACCAACTATGGATAGACGCGGCTTCTTGAAACGCTCTGGCATAGGTGTGGGAGCCGGTATTGCAGCCTCGCAGCTAGGTTTGATACAAAAAGCCAAGGCGGCCGTTGGTGCTAAAGATGCTGGCAGCAAGATAGAAGTGCGACGTACCGTCTGCACGCATTGCTCGGTCGGTTGCGCGGTAGACGCTGTGGTCGAAAACGGGGTATGGGTGAGGCAGGAGCCGGTATTTGATTCACCGATCAATCTCGGTGCTCACTGTGCCAAGGGTGCTGCGTTACGCGAGCATGGACATGGTGAGTACAGACTCAAGTATCCAATGAAACTGGTTAACGGCAAATATCAGCGCATTAGCTGGGATCAGGCCTTAACAGAAATTTCTGCAAAATTATTAGACATTAAGAAGGTCTCTGGTCCAGACTCGGCTTTCTTCGTCGGGTCGTCCAAGCACAATAACGAACAGGCGGCCTTGCTGCGTAAATTTGTCTCGTTTTACGGCACGAATAATACCGATCATCAAGCGCGTATTTGTCACTCGACGACAGTTGCCGGGGTATCGAATACCTGGGGCTATGGGGCGATGACCAATAGCTATAACGACATGCAGAATTCTAAAGCCGCGATGTACATAGGCTCGAATGCGGCAGAGGCGCATCCAGTATCGATGCTGCACATGCTGCATGCTAAAGAAAATGGCTGCAAGATGATCGTGGTGGATCCGCGCTATACCCGTACTGCGGCGAAATCTGATCAATATGTGCGGATACGTTCAGGCTCGGATATTCCTTACCTGTATGGCATGCTGTACCACATTTTCAAAAATGGCTGGGAAGATAAGCAGTACATCAATGACCGCGTGTATGGTATGGAAAAGGTCAAAGAAGAAGTCATGAAGTGGACGCCGGAAAAAGTCGAAGAGGCTTGTGGTGTGCCGGAAGCGGAAGTCTTTAGAGCCGCTGAAACCATGGCGAAAAACCGTCCGTCCACGGTAGTCTGGTGCATGGGGCAAACCCAGCACAGCATAGGCAATGCGATAGTCCGAGCTTCCTGCTTATTGCAATTAGCCTTAGGTAATGTCGGTAAATCTGGCGGCGGAACCAATATTTTCCGTGGCCACGATAACGTTCAGGGTGCGACCGATGTCGGCCCGAATCCGGATTCTCTGCCTGGCTATTATGGTTTAGCAACGGGGGCCTGGAAGCACTGGTGCAATGTTTGGGGTGTTGATTATGAATGGGTGAAGAAACAATACCCTTCACAAGCCATGATGGAAAAATCTGGCACGACAGTGTCGCGCTGGATCGACGCGGTTTTGGAAAAAAGCGAGTTGATCGATCAGGAAAATAGTGTCAAGGCAATGGTGTTCTGGGGACATTCTCCGAATTCGCAAACCCGTGGTCTGGAAATGAAGAAAGCCTTTGATAAGCTTGATTTATTGGTGGTGATCGATCCTTATCCATCAGCGACTGCGGCGATGGCGGCGATGACGACTGAAGGCCAGGAGTTAAATGCCAAACGTCAGGTGTATTTGTTACCGGCAGCTACACAATTTGAAACGTCTGGCTCAGTCACTGCCTCGAATCGCTCTATACAATGGCGCGAAAAAGTTATAGAACCTTTGTTTGAATCGCGCACCGATCACATGATTATGTATCAGTTAGCGGAAAAACTCGGTTTTGGAAAAGAGTTGGTGGCGAAGCTAAAATTAGTGCCAGGCAAGGGCGGCATGATGGAGCCGGAACCTGAATCGATGCTGCAAGAAATTAATCGCGGCACTTGGACGATAGGCTATACAGGTCAATCACCGGATCGTCTTAAATCGCATATGCGCAATATGCACTTGTTTGATGTGAAAACACTCAAATGCAAGGGCGGTAAGGATGCCATTACTGGTTACGATATGACTGGTGATTATTTTGGCCTGCCTTGGCCGTGTTACGGCACCCCTGAGTTGAAACATCCAGGCACGCCAAATCTTTACGATACCTCCAAGCATGTGATGGATGGCGGCGGTAACTTCCGTGCCAACTTCGGCGTAGAGCGCGAAGGCGTCAGTTTGCTGGCTGAAGACGGTTCGCATTCTTTGGGTGCCGATATTACTACCGGATATCCTGAATTCGATCATGTCCTGCTGAAGAAACTGGGCTGGTGGAGTGACTTGACCGAAGCCGAACAAAAAGCAGCGGAAGGCAAGAACTGGAAAACCGATATGTCAGGCGGCATTCAACGTGTGGTCTTGAAAGTGCATGGCTGCTACCCGTTTGGCAATGCCAAGGCGCGCGCGGTGGTCTGGAACTTCCCAGATCCGGTTCCTCTGCATCGTGAGCCTTTGTTCGGTACCCGCCCTGATCTGGTGGCGAAATACCCTACACATGACGATAAGAAATCATTCTGGCGCTTACCTACTTTGTACAAATCGGTACAGCAGAAGAATATTGAGACCAAGATGTACGAGAAGTTTCCTATCATCCTCACCTCTGGTCGTTTGGTTGAGTATGAGGGCGGTGGTGAGGAGACGCGTTCTAATCCTTGGTTGGCTGAATTGCAGCAAGAAAATTTCGTTGAAATTAATCCAAAAGCGGCTTCTGATCGCGGCATCCGTGACGGCGAGTTCGTGATTGTGTCGACCCCGACCGGTGCGCGTATCAAGGTCAAGGCCATGGTTACGCCGCGGGTCGATGCCGGTACAGCGTTTATTCCCTTCCATTTTTCCGGATGGTGGCAAGGAAAGGATATGAAAGAATTCTATCCTGAAGGTGCCATGCCTATCGTGCGTGGCGAGGCGGTGAATACGGCAACCACCTATGGTTATGATTCTGTGACCATGATGCAGGAAACCAAGACAACGATCTGCAACATCGAAAAATTCACGGCTTAA
- the fdh3B gene encoding formate dehydrogenase FDH3 subunit beta, with protein MARMKFICDSERCIECNGCVTACKNENEVPWGVNRRRVVTVNDGVIGQEKSMSVACMHCSDAPCMAVCPVDCFYRTDEGVVLHNKDICIGCGYCSYACPFGAPQFPSNGAFGLRGKMDKCTFCSGGPEEDGSQAEFEKYGRNRLSEGKLPICAEMCSTKALLGGDGDVISDIFRNRVVRRGKGSEVWGWGTAYGKATNSEAKPELASTEKKS; from the coding sequence ATGGCAAGAATGAAGTTTATCTGCGACTCAGAGCGCTGCATAGAATGTAATGGCTGCGTGACCGCCTGCAAGAATGAAAATGAAGTGCCTTGGGGCGTGAATCGGCGTCGTGTCGTGACTGTCAACGACGGCGTGATCGGGCAAGAGAAATCGATGTCGGTCGCCTGTATGCATTGCTCGGATGCGCCTTGTATGGCAGTTTGCCCGGTCGATTGTTTTTATCGCACCGACGAAGGCGTGGTTTTGCATAATAAGGATATCTGCATAGGTTGTGGTTATTGCTCTTATGCCTGCCCGTTTGGCGCGCCGCAATTCCCGTCAAATGGCGCTTTCGGTTTGCGCGGTAAGATGGACAAATGTACTTTTTGTTCCGGCGGCCCGGAAGAAGACGGTTCGCAAGCTGAATTTGAAAAGTACGGACGTAATCGCCTGTCCGAAGGTAAATTGCCGATCTGCGCCGAGATGTGTTCTACCAAGGCTTTGCTGGGCGGAGATGGTGATGTGATCTCGGATATTTTCCGTAATCGCGTGGTGCGACGCGGTAAAGGTAGTGAGGTGTGGGGTTGGGGCACGGCCTATGGCAAAGCGACAAATTCCGAAGCCAAGCCAGAACTCGCAAGCACTGAGAAAAAATCATGA
- a CDS encoding formate dehydrogenase subunit gamma: MKTLIAVVSLALASAASSLALAQNAPATAAETSASAVVTSANLGAVESIDILKQNQAERSRDQPGNAAPTFRLVNDGTKHYSSLPGLETGVLIQGKTQFPGQARATTAGEAWRQYRNGPLTMLGGWLLLTVAATIAGFYFWRGEIKLQTALTGRLIERFTPGERTLHWSMALSFVALAVSGMIILFGKHVLLPVFGLTLFGWLAFLCKNIHNFIGPVFTISIILFFIKFVKDNLPNATDLPWLAKFGGLVSGEHVSSGRFNAGEKILFWGAVVGLGLVVSASGLVLDMLVPALEYSRANMQIANIIHVIAAILAATMVMGHIYLGTLGMEGAYASMRTGYVDDAWAKEHHEAWYADIENGKVPRLRSEPAGNGSHAQPAHTANVSSSNA; this comes from the coding sequence ATGAAAACTTTAATTGCCGTTGTGAGCTTGGCCTTGGCGAGTGCCGCTAGCAGTTTGGCCCTCGCGCAGAATGCGCCTGCCACTGCTGCCGAGACATCCGCCAGTGCGGTCGTTACGAGCGCCAATTTGGGCGCGGTCGAATCTATCGATATCCTTAAGCAAAATCAAGCTGAGCGCAGTCGCGATCAACCGGGCAATGCTGCGCCTACTTTTCGACTGGTCAACGACGGTACAAAACATTATTCTAGTTTGCCAGGATTGGAGACTGGCGTTCTGATTCAGGGCAAAACCCAGTTTCCAGGGCAAGCCCGTGCAACTACTGCGGGTGAGGCTTGGCGCCAATATCGCAACGGGCCCTTGACCATGCTAGGTGGCTGGCTATTGCTGACCGTTGCGGCGACTATCGCGGGATTTTATTTTTGGCGGGGCGAGATTAAGTTACAAACTGCATTGACGGGACGCCTGATCGAGCGCTTCACGCCGGGCGAGCGTACTTTACACTGGAGCATGGCGCTGAGTTTTGTTGCGCTGGCGGTATCAGGCATGATCATCTTATTTGGCAAGCACGTGTTATTGCCGGTGTTTGGCTTAACTCTGTTTGGTTGGTTGGCTTTTTTGTGTAAAAACATACACAATTTTATTGGTCCGGTATTTACTATTTCCATCATCTTATTTTTTATTAAATTCGTAAAAGATAATTTGCCAAATGCGACCGACCTGCCTTGGCTGGCTAAATTTGGTGGCTTAGTTAGTGGTGAGCACGTCAGTTCTGGGCGTTTCAATGCTGGCGAAAAAATCTTATTCTGGGGTGCCGTGGTCGGTCTGGGTTTAGTGGTGAGTGCATCCGGCCTGGTGCTCGATATGCTGGTGCCTGCTTTGGAATATAGCCGAGCCAATATGCAGATCGCCAATATCATTCACGTCATCGCTGCGATTTTGGCGGCAACGATGGTGATGGGGCATATCTATCTGGGGACGCTGGGTATGGAAGGGGCCTACGCTTCTATGCGCACGGGTTACGTGGATGACGCTTGGGCCAAGGAGCACCATGAAGCCTGGTATGCCGATATAGAAAATGGCAAAGTCCCTAGACTGCGCAGCGAGCCAGCAGGCAATGGCAGCCATGCTCAGCCTGCGCATACAGCTAATGTGAGTTCTTCGAACGCTTGA
- a CDS encoding formate dehydrogenase accessory sulfurtransferase FdhD, which translates to MSSLPSLTQSQTALTKEVTVLDERGRSSTISIPCERALTVYLDKRELLTLMTIGANPEALILGYLRNQRLIRSLDEIAAVQVDWEVNAVAVTTHQGVSDIEERTAKRVVTTGCGQGTVFGGLMDEVDQIHLPLDAKITQSALYRVVDCIRTHPSIYKKAGSVHACALFSANGDLLYFVEDVGRHNAVDAIAGKMWLDDMQGGDKIFYTTGRLTSEMVIKGAQMGIPVLLSRSGTTEMGLQVAEQVGMSLFSRCTGRHFLLLTHPQRLEFELEPPSAALNPDLFKV; encoded by the coding sequence ATGTCATCTTTGCCTAGCCTGACGCAGTCCCAGACGGCACTGACCAAAGAAGTCACGGTGCTCGATGAGCGTGGCCGTTCTTCGACTATTTCGATTCCCTGTGAGCGTGCCCTTACCGTGTATTTGGATAAGCGCGAGTTACTCACTTTGATGACGATAGGCGCCAATCCAGAAGCTTTAATCCTCGGATATTTGCGCAACCAGCGCCTGATCCGTTCACTGGATGAAATCGCCGCAGTGCAAGTCGACTGGGAGGTGAATGCGGTCGCAGTGACTACCCATCAAGGTGTCAGCGACATAGAAGAGCGTACTGCCAAACGCGTGGTGACCACGGGTTGCGGGCAGGGCACGGTGTTTGGTGGCTTGATGGATGAGGTCGATCAAATCCATTTACCGCTCGATGCCAAAATCACTCAATCTGCGCTGTACCGTGTGGTGGACTGCATACGCACCCATCCATCGATTTATAAAAAAGCCGGCTCTGTACATGCCTGCGCTCTGTTTTCCGCCAACGGGGATTTACTGTATTTCGTCGAAGATGTCGGTCGCCATAATGCGGTCGATGCGATCGCTGGCAAGATGTGGCTAGATGATATGCAGGGTGGCGATAAAATTTTTTACACCACTGGCAGGCTCACCTCTGAGATGGTGATCAAGGGCGCGCAAATGGGGATACCGGTTTTGTTATCGCGCTCCGGCACCACCGAGATGGGGCTGCAAGTGGCTGAACAGGTGGGTATGAGCTTATTTTCTCGCTGCACCGGACGGCATTTTTTACTCCTGACGCATCCGCAGCGACTCGAATTTGAATTAGAGCCACCATCGGCTGCGCTTAATCCAGATTTGTTTAAAGTCTGA
- the gltX gene encoding glutamate--tRNA ligase: MTAAIPTTPVRTRFAPSPTGYLHVGGARTALFSWAYARHFGGTFVLRIEDTDLERSTPEAVQAILDGMSWLGLQHDEGPFYQMKRMDRYREVLAKMLVEGTAYHCYSSQEEVEAMRERQRAAGDKPRYDGTWRPEEGKVLPAVPADRKPVIRFKNPLDGDVSWFDVVKGQITISNRELDDLVIARPDGTPTYNFCVAVDDNDMQITHVIRGDDHVNNTPRQINILLAIGAKLPHYGHVPMILGTDGQKLSKRRDAVSVMDYLEKGYLPESMLNYLARLGWSHGDDEVFSMEQMCSWFDLSHLSGSAAQFNPEKLAWLNNHYIKAADNQRLAELIRPQMLGLGAEFAYAPDLAAVVGLMKERVNTTLELGLACMLFYRQPQADAALRELHINAAVLPALLEYAQACQTVEWNKAALASMLKEILVKFALKMPQLAMPLRLLLTGQLQTPSIDAVVELFGREVVLARLSKIAE, encoded by the coding sequence ATGACTGCAGCCATTCCGACTACTCCTGTTCGTACCCGTTTCGCGCCTAGCCCGACTGGCTATTTGCATGTGGGTGGCGCACGTACCGCCTTGTTCAGTTGGGCCTACGCCCGTCACTTCGGCGGCACTTTTGTGTTGCGGATAGAAGATACCGATCTGGAACGTTCCACCCCAGAAGCGGTGCAGGCGATTCTGGACGGCATGAGCTGGCTGGGCTTGCAGCACGATGAAGGTCCGTTTTATCAAATGAAACGCATGGATCGCTATCGCGAAGTGCTGGCCAAGATGCTAGTTGAGGGCACTGCCTATCATTGCTACTCTTCGCAAGAGGAAGTCGAAGCGATGCGCGAACGTCAACGTGCAGCCGGTGATAAGCCGCGCTACGATGGCACCTGGCGTCCTGAAGAGGGCAAGGTGTTGCCAGCAGTGCCAGCCGATCGTAAGCCCGTGATTCGTTTTAAAAACCCGCTGGATGGAGATGTAAGTTGGTTCGATGTGGTCAAGGGACAGATCACCATTAGTAATCGTGAACTCGATGATCTGGTGATCGCCCGTCCTGATGGCACTCCTACCTATAATTTTTGCGTTGCGGTCGATGATAATGACATGCAAATCACCCACGTGATACGCGGCGATGATCACGTCAATAATACCCCGCGCCAAATCAATATCCTGCTGGCGATAGGCGCCAAATTGCCGCATTACGGGCATGTGCCGATGATCTTGGGCACCGATGGTCAGAAGTTGTCTAAGCGTCGTGATGCGGTCAGTGTCATGGATTACCTCGAAAAGGGTTATTTGCCCGAGTCTATGCTGAATTACCTGGCGCGCCTGGGCTGGAGCCATGGCGACGATGAAGTGTTTTCTATGGAGCAGATGTGCAGCTGGTTTGATCTTAGTCATTTGTCGGGATCTGCGGCGCAGTTCAATCCTGAGAAACTGGCATGGCTGAATAATCATTACATCAAGGCGGCCGATAATCAAAGACTGGCAGAGTTGATACGCCCGCAGATGCTGGGTTTGGGTGCTGAGTTTGCGTATGCTCCAGATCTGGCCGCGGTGGTTGGCTTAATGAAAGAGCGCGTCAACACTACCCTGGAATTGGGTTTGGCCTGCATGCTGTTCTACCGCCAACCGCAAGCCGATGCGGCTTTGCGTGAGCTGCATATTAATGCCGCTGTCTTACCTGCCTTGCTCGAATATGCGCAGGCTTGTCAAACGGTAGAGTGGAATAAAGCCGCACTGGCTAGCATGCTGAAAGAAATTCTGGTTAAGTTTGCACTCAAGATGCCGCAACTGGCGATGCCTTTGCGTTTGCTGTTGACGGGGCAATTGCAGACGCCGTCTATCGATGCGGTCGTTGAGTTGTTCGGGCGCGAAGTGGTTCTGGCGCGTTTGAGTAAAATCGCCGAATAG